One genomic region from Myripristis murdjan chromosome 7, fMyrMur1.1, whole genome shotgun sequence encodes:
- the LOC115361448 gene encoding serine/threonine-protein kinase SBK1, translated as MIELGLADGSLIDELMELTAQSLSHLEIQEHFNIIKEIGRGKYGKVLLVTHRCRGTPMALKVMPKASTKLQGFLREYCISLHLSCHPCIVGLFGIAFQSNEHYGFAQELVIGRDLFAVIQPKVGIPESSVKRCVLQIASALEFIHSHGLVHRDVKPENILLLDSLCCRVKLADFGLAQKKGTLISFITGTLPYMAPELCGVALLEGQKEVTAPPLSVEPSLDTWAFGVVIFCILTGYFPWERCMDSDDFYQEFADWCGTEEKPTAEEDVPPLWRRFTPEAMEMFSKLLALDAGKRCTVGEVGAYVEKDWLKKTQENGQPQTAEKGKDSNNNTSSATAERMKQPNI; from the exons ATGATTGAGCTGGGTCTTGCTGATGGCAGCCTGATCGATGAGCTGATGGAGCTGACGGCTCAGAGCCTCAGTCACCTGGAGATCCAGGAGCACTTCAACATCATCAAGGAGATCGGCCGGGGGAAATACGGCAAGGTGCTGCTGGTCACACATCGCTGCAGGG GGACTCCCATGGCCTTGAAAGTGATGCCCAAAGCGTCAACTAAGCTGCAGGGCTTCCTGAGGGAATACTGCATCTCCTTACACCTGTCCTGCCACCCCTGCATTGTGGGCCTCTTTGGCATTGCCTTCCAGTCTAATGAGCACTATGGCTTTGCCCAGGAGCTTGTCATTGGCCGAGACCTGTTTGCTGTCATTCAGCCTAAG GTGGGTATCCCAGAGTCGTCGGTAAAACGTTGTGTCCTCCAGATCGCCAGTGCTTTGGAGTTCATCCACAGCCACGGCCTGGTCCACCGTGATGTCAAGCCGGAGAACATCCTGCTGCTGGACAGCCTCTGCTGCCGCGTCAAGCTGGCTGACTTCGGCCTGGCCCAGAAAAAGGGCACCCTGATAAGTTTTATCACGGGAACCCTGCCCTACATGGCCCCAGAGCTTTGCGGCGTGGCCCTGCTGGAGGGCCAGAAAGAAGTGACCGCCCCTCCGCTCAGCGTGGAGCCCAGCCTGGACACCTGGGCCTTCGGGGTGGTCATCTTCTGCATCCTTACGGGCTACTTCCCCTGGGAACGCTGCATGGACTCAGATGACTTCTACCAGGAGTTTGCAGACTGGTGCGGAACGGAGGAGAAACCTACAGCTGAGGAGGACGTCCCTCCTTTGTGGAGGAGGTTCACACCTGAAGCCATGGAGATGTTTAGTAAACTCCTGGCTCTGGATGCAGGGAAGAGGTGCACAGTGGGAGAGGTGGGAGCGTATGTGGAGAAGGACTGGTTAAAGAAGACACAGGAGAATGGACAgccacagacagcagagaaaggaaaagacagcaacaacaacacctCCAGCGCaactgcagagaggatgaaaCAGCCTAATATCTAA